From the Euphorbia lathyris chromosome 6, ddEupLath1.1, whole genome shotgun sequence genome, one window contains:
- the LOC136232952 gene encoding uncharacterized protein: protein MADLGDLSDSEKDESAADELISQIQELCVLEQVSKINTCSFTDSLLPSHLETRFQKLKSHNPLPKSVDISLDPLKSSIPKGESEEDNPNGEKENKSKHNQFLRSLSYSSNRSSNRASNYDYPLDSPVSSRDSPSPPRKIGCFWCSPGKKKKKQNKDWGSKNDEEFLSGLSSLFSVKEQEKILKKAVKEEEKINREAEKIVKWAKQASKKLSFHEDEFTDDDIDKPKYF from the coding sequence ATGGCCGATTTGGGTGATCTCTCAGACTCTGAGAAAGACGAGTCTGCTGCGGATGAACTAATTTCCCAAATTCAAGAGCTCTGTGTTCTGGAACAAGTCTCCAAAATCAACACTTGTTCTTTCACTGATTCCCTTCTCCCTTCCCATTTAGAAACCCGATTTCAAAAACTCAAATCACACAACCCACTCCCAAAATCAGTTGATATTTCTCTTGACCCCTTGAAATCTTCGATTCCTAAAGGAGAATCAGAAGAAGATAACCCAAATGGGGAAAAGGAGAACAAATCTAAACACAACCAATTCCTTCGTTCTCTGTCTTACTCTTCCAATCGATCGTCAAACAGAGCATCAAATTATGATTATCCTTTGGATTCGCCAGTTTCATCAAGGGATTCGCCTTCTCCTCCTCGGAAAATCGGATGCTTTTGGTGCTCCCccgggaagaagaagaagaagcagaatAAAGATTGGGGCAGCAAGAATGATGAGGAGTTTTTGTCTGGTTTGAGTAGCTTATTTTCAGTTAAAGAACAAGAAAAGATACTGAAAAAGGCTGTGAAGGAGGAAGAGAAGATCAATCGAGAGGCTGAGAAAATAGTGAAGTGGGCAAAGCAGGCTTCAAAGAAGTTGAGTTTTCATGAAGATGAATTTACTGATGATGACATTGACAAACCCAAATATTTctga